taacatattaataatatataattaatgttcAGAACTATATAACTATAGATGTACTCGAATTTTCCAAATGTGTAACGAAGTCATTGTTCATCAGCAAAAATAGATTATAAGGATATAGTACCTAGGAAAGTAAAACCGAAACAAAACATGTACCTGCGTTATAACTAAGGAAATACAGGATGTCTCAAAAaggttgtaacacattgaaaggggtggttcggaaggtgacttgaaacaactttttccttagcgaaaatgttgtccgaggcttcgttaaggagatattaacagaaaaccccggccaatcagagtgcgcggataccgttgaagcgaccgtggtagcgaagactacgagctaagcggccgcgttcaatgtccttcgatgcacgtcgagtcgcttgttcgcgtacaagcgcggccgcttagcacatagccttcgctaccacggtcgcttcaacggtatccgcgcactctgattggccggggttttctgttaatatctccttaacgaagcctcggacaacattttcgctaaggaaaaagttgtttcaaatcacctcctgaaccacctctttcaaggtgttacaacatttttgggacaccctgtattattatttttgtattatacatacatattaaaagATGAGGGGAGAGGTGTGCACCCGTAAAATGACTACATTTTCGTCGGGCAAGAGGGGGGAAAGTAGTACCTCAAACGCCATCTTCAGACATACACCAAAACTTGTAAGTTATGTGTCtacagaaaataaacaactaaCTAACTCATTGTTCGTCAGTGATGTAGTTGCTAACTCTAGCTAgtacttttgtattttgcaCCATTTTACGCAGGCCGTGCCATTCCAAAAATGGTAGTCTCCATGAGATCCATCTATCGCCCATAGAACAGACCATAGATTGGATTCACAATCACGATGTTGTACAGGTTGAAGAGACTATAGCCATCACACTTCTATGTCATCTCCAAAGTAAATCTTTATATTACTATTAGTTtcaagttaaattaaataaatctgtacTTTGAGCGCGTTCCGtctaaacataattaaataacaacttcgaactaaatagaaattcacGCGGATGTGTTGTCATAGTTACTATGTGTTTTTAGCCCTCTGGTGATTGTAGTTCACGAAGAGGGTTGTCACCGCCACATACGCTGCTTTTAGCGCCCTCTTTCACCTTCAATCATTTAGGTGGCGTTAAAAACACGTTATGAAACACAAGTTCGAGTATCCTATCTATTCCCTGTCAATTGTGACCAATCGTGACTTCTCCTTAGATTGATTCTCTTTGGATTCTCTGATCTCGAGTACTCAAAATCTTTTTTGAGATATTTCGTATTACCCTTGTACACCTGAAAAGGGTAGTTCTACAGTTCTACGTGCATTTATGTAAGTTAAGAAATACATACTGCTTTAattcttgaataatattttcacgcTTCTGGGATAATCCATTCGTTTCGAGAAgtcttaacatttttatagatttcaGCCATCGTGGTCTCATTGCGTGACCTTAaccttagaaataataaattagttaaaaTTCGAGTTTTTCACAtagatttataataatgatccttctaacaaaatatttaacgaccataaattgtaatatacgaCGATGTATTTAACAAAAGTCGCCATTTGTCAGGGATCTGCCAACGACAGCTTTGAAGTTAAATGTTACGCGCATTGTGGTCGCGTTGGTAGTCTCGTTCGACTTTCTAACGCTTTTCAATTCttactttcgaataaaaatactttgaagtaaagctatatttaattaattttatatacatgaCAGAAGgaattatcaataatttatgcaattatttacatgagagtattataatttataagtacCTTATAAATTCACAGTCTGAAATTGAAGTTTCTTTAAGccataacaattaaaaacacatcttcagtatatttattaagCTTCCTACAATTTCAGAAGGGTATTGTATGAgtcaaaaaatagaaaaaccaATATTATCGGGTCAACGCATAAAGACCAGAAAAAGAGGTACGTTTTGAGAAAGatgtttttaaagtaatttttatggaaaattgtattttctaatttaataaaattaaattaaaaattagatgaAAGAGAAAAGTATGATCCAACGGGATTTCGAGATGCAATCATACATGGTTTGGAAAAGGCTGATAACGACCTAGATGCAATTTCAAAATACTTAGATGCAGCTGGTTCTAAATTAGATTACCGCCGATATGGAGAAGACCTATTTGACATCTTAATAGCTGGGGGTCTTTTAGTCCCAGGTGGTTCTATTGCTCAAGATGGTGATAAACCAGTTAAAACTACCGCTTGTGTCTTTGAACAACCAGAGGATATGGAATCAATGCGCAACTTTGAACAAGTGATAGatcatatttaatatacatttagagaaaatttattaatttttcatcataCTATCCCacatgtaaatttatttttaggtttTCATCAAACTTATGCgacgttataaatatttggaaaaaatgtttgaggatgaaatgaaaaaagtactGGTTTTTATGAAGGGGTTTACTCctaaagaaagaataaaattggcTAGAATGACAGCTCTATGGATTTCAAATGGTTCTGTACCACCCTCTGTcctttcagttttatttaatgaacATCTTGTCAAGGATAACTTAGCACTAGACTTTTTACTAGAGGTTTTTGTTACCTGGAGAGAGGAAAAAGGTTTATCTAGTTTAATGACTGCATTGAAAAAAGGCAATATTGAAAGAAGGTacagaaacattttacaagttatcaacaattaattattacatacacAGTTAAATTTtgtcttatatttattattttcttgtctGATAATTAACAGGTTGATGGAATTTGTTCCACCTAATAGACGAACAGAGGAGTATTTTCAATCTGTATTTGAAGCTGTCGGTCTTGCGGATATTGTGAAGTTGCACAAAGCTCAAGCAAGCCAAGAAGCAAAGCGAGACTTACAGCAATTGCTCTTGGATGATTTAGCTGAAAATCGCCCTATGAaagatattatatttgatCTCAAAGAAATGGCACAGAGATGTGGCATTCCAGAACATGAAGTTATTGGCCTGGtaattatagttttattagtattattattttggcTTACTCTAAAGAAAAACATCAACAATTTTTGCAGATTTGGGGAGTCGTAATGGGTCAAGCTGAATGgaataaaaaggaagaattGGTAGCTGATCAAGCactgaaacatttaaaagtgTATACTCCACTATTTGATGCTTTTACAGTCACTGCCAGATCTGAGCTTGCACTAATTCTCAAGGTCCAGGAATTCtgttatgaaaatatgaacttTATGAAAGTCttccaaaaaattgttttactattttataaaagtatgttttattggATTACACAACATGCATAAGatttcgtaatatttcttttttattcctcatttttaacaatatattttatttatttcagccGATGTAATATCAGAAGAAGTGATTTTAAAGTGGTATAAGGAGGGCCATTCGGTTAAAGGAAAACTGCTTTTTTTGCATCAAATGAAAAAGTTCGTAGAATGGTTGCAAATAGCCGAAGAAGAATCTGAATCTGGAGAAGAGGAAGATGGAGAAGATGAAGAGGAGAAACAACAAAAGTATGTTATTTTAACGTGttagatttttttcttttaactgtaaaattttttctttcattccaGAATAATATAACCATCATCAGAAAGTAACCTATTTgaactttattcgaaatttcgaaaatgaatcTGACGTAAATTGCAATTGGATTATACTGACaaataggaattttgaaaactaaaatttgtattattgcGAGGCATAGTATAACGAAACAAGTAcataaaactttttaattgttcataGACAGGAAACGACATTATACTAACATCTGATTAGTGTGGgagataaattgtaaatttgcaATGtctttaaattgtattactttaagaagaaatattttgtgttacatttttataacaccgctacaaaatatatacagaataacaaaaaaaagttatcgaaGAATAGATTTTTATCCCTgtgtatgtataattttcagaCCCTC
This portion of the Hylaeus volcanicus isolate JK05 chromosome 4, UHH_iyHylVolc1.0_haploid, whole genome shotgun sequence genome encodes:
- the LOC128874812 gene encoding protein krasavietz, which encodes MSQKIEKPILSGQRIKTRKRDEREKYDPTGFRDAIIHGLEKADNDLDAISKYLDAAGSKLDYRRYGEDLFDILIAGGLLVPGGSIAQDGDKPVKTTACVFEQPEDMESMRNFEQVFIKLMRRYKYLEKMFEDEMKKVLVFMKGFTPKERIKLARMTALWISNGSVPPSVLSVLFNEHLVKDNLALDFLLEVFVTWREEKGLSSLMTALKKGNIERRLMEFVPPNRRTEEYFQSVFEAVGLADIVKLHKAQASQEAKRDLQQLLLDDLAENRPMKDIIFDLKEMAQRCGIPEHEVIGLIWGVVMGQAEWNKKEELVADQALKHLKVYTPLFDAFTVTARSELALILKVQEFCYENMNFMKVFQKIVLLFYKTDVISEEVILKWYKEGHSVKGKLLFLHQMKKFVEWLQIAEEESESGEEEDGEDEEEKQQKII